The nucleotide sequence ttgtttttttttttgtttttttttgtttttgttttttgttttgtcggCTCAGAATAACTGTGTGTCACTTGTATTagtaaaggtcgtacccagtgcacaaggctcccgctttacgcagggtctgggagaggtgaatgtcggctagccttacccccatttatggagaggctgctcccaagtctcgaacccgagacctaccgctcatgggcgaaggcacttgccatcgcaccaagtgcgacctctatgtCACTTGTATTAGTAATTCAGAATTTTTTATTGATAGTTGTTTACTTATATCCCATAAATTAAAGCTCTCTAATTCTACCATGGAGAATTGAATAATTTGGAAGGGAAAACAACACAAGTAATAGAACACAAAGGAATCCATGGGGAACCAAGAAACTGTGGAAACCGTTAATAGTTAATagattagttttcttttttccatATTACTAGTACCACTGCTGCTACAATTCTATTTACATGAATTTGGTATAAGCTTTCTGGTTTGTGGATGACGTTTCTGCCATAAAAATGTTATTGACGGTTAAACAAGAGATAACTAAGATTATATGGTTTGATAGTTTGCTTGGAACAAACTATTAGTTGGATTGGACGATGATCATTTTCCTCCAACTCATTAAAAGGATAAAAACATCATTGTTCAAGATAACCACCCGCTCCTTGGGTCTAGGCTTTGACCGTATAATCTGTATTTGCAGTTTGTTCACTGTATCGTATGGGCAAAGGAACTTCTTTTTGCAAAGTTGTTTGGGGACAAGAATCAGGCAAATGATTTGAATGTGCGTTCTAGTGATGGTGCTAGCTCATCAAAACAGGCTGAAGATGTATTTgaacatagagatgatgaagacaTTGAGCAGTATGGAAGGAGAATATATGATCATGTATTTGGTTATAATATTGAGCAAGCTTTGTCTAATGAGGAGACATGGAAGAACCGCAATAGACCAAAGCCTATGTATATTAGGGATGTCATGCTCAATGAGCTCGGTCAACAGAATGGAAGTGTGGAAAAGAATGGTGCAGCCAATGAAGTATATTCAGTATCTGCCATGGCATCTCTAGGAATGAAGAATCCACAGGATATATGGAGCCTTATGGAAAATTCCAGAGTCTTTCTTGAGGCTTTGAaactatttttcatgaaaaggCAGAAGGTTAGTTTGAACTCTTGTATTAAGGAAAGTCATTGCACGATCATTTATTTTCCTTATGTCTGGACTGAACTCATAACTTTATTTTGTTCTGAGAACTCTTTCTAAGTTTTCATTTGTCGTTATTGTCTTTGTGGGGTTGGGGTACTGGTGGCAGGAAATTGGAAATCTCACCTTTGATAAAGATGATCAGCTAGCTGTGGAGTTTGTTACTGCTGCTGCAAATATACGGGCTGCTTCTTTTGGAATCCCGTTGCATAGCCTTTTTGAAGCTAAAGGGATTGCTGGTAATATTGTACATGCTGTTGCGACAACGAATGCTATTATTGCTGGGTTGATTGTCATTGAGGCAATCAAGGTGCTGCAAAATGATACAAAGAACTATAGGTTTGTGCAATTGactttgtaataaaaaaaagtgtttcGTTTGTTCTCCGTTTCTCTTCCTTTAACTTCTAAAAAATGTTCCATTTTGCTATTCTGAATTTTAGTATTTCAAAATGAAGAGAAAATGTTCtgcttttggattttattattatcttttaTCGACTGATTGTATCTGCACACAAACACACTTGTGCTATGCATCGGTACACATACATTACTCACACTCAGAAATGCACTTTTAATTAGTTAATGTGCATCGGAGGCTAGAGCCAGGATCATATAAAAAAGAGATTCTTGACTGTTTCTGATGGGAAGAAAACAGGAATTTTTGTACTGGTTGGCTTGCACATAGGGGTAATCAGAAGGGTCCTACTTTTAAGTCATTTTCAATTTCCTTTTGTTTGATTGAAGTCATACCAGTTTAACAATTAGGGAAATTGAAATCTGAACAATATATCAGTGATGATGGTAATTCAGCAAGTCTGTATTACAAAATTGGCTTTACTCTTTTTGCCACTGGTTTGTTCTACActgagtttttttgtttttagttttttgtttattttgtttattttttcttttttcgtgTGGTCTGATTCTACCCTGATCTGAATGCCTATGTAGGATGACATATTGTCTAGAACATCCAGCAAGAAAAATGTTGCTCATGCCAGTGGATCCATTTGAGCCTAACAAGTCTTGCTATGTCTGTTCAGAGGTACACTGATTGCTCTTTCTAAAATTCCATCTTTGTGGGATCTTTTAGCTGACAGTTAAATAAGAATTGTGATGTGCACTAATGCAATATGATTGTAAGCAGACACCACTATCACTTGAGATCAATACTCACCGTACAAAGTTGCGGGATGTAGTTGAAAAGATTGTTAGAGCCACGCTCGGGATGGGCTTGCCACTCATTATGCATGGTTCAGCCCTTCTTTATGAAGTTGGTGATGACTTGGACGAAGACATGGTAGCAAATTATGCAGCAAACCTTGATAAGGTATGAATTCTTTTCCTGTGTTTCGGGAAGACTTGCTAATGTAAGTTCACCTGATACATGTGTCTTGTATGTGTGattcttttaaaatattttacataaaattgcaGGTGCTGTCTGAGCTTCCTACACCAGTTACCAGTGGGACCATGCTGACAATTGAGGATTTTCTGCAAGAACTGTCGTGCAAGATCAATATTAAACACAGGTTCTTTATCCAGTTGATCTGCAAGCTTCCTATGCATCATTAAATTGCTTCTTAAGATCTAATGTTTTACAACATGATGGATGACTTCAAGACATGAGCATTTGGAATAGCTACTTTTCTTGTTATGGTTTATAGAAATGAAGCTTCACTTAGCTGTTtaagttgaattttttttgtaagataGTAAGCAAACAGAAGCCATGTTACCAAACCTAACCGAGTAAGCTATTGAGGTTGCATGAAGCATTTTCTGATTCTAGTTGCCATTCTTTTTTATAGGGGTCGGGTGatgttattttttcttttataccATGTAATCTAAATCTACGTGATAATTTAGCAAGTTTAATTTTGTGCAGAGAGGAATTTGATGAAGAGAAAGAACCCGATGGAATGGTTCTATCTGGGTGGACTCAAGCTCCTGCAGTGGCACAGGATGACAAGAAGTCTACTGCAAATGCTGGAAGTTCATCAAGTGCATCATCATCTATGGAGCCTGAAAAGACTGATGACATTGAAACTACtcctggaaagaaaagaaaactgtCTGAGGTTTCTGAGTCCGCGAATCCAGAATTGTCGAGTGTTGCTGGCAGTAGTACAAGAAATCCCGAGAAATTGGAACTGGTTGATGACGACGATGACCTTGTCATATTTGATAATTGGGATTCGGTCACGGACAAGAAGATAAAGTTGCAATAGTTATTCCGTGGATAACGTGGAGGCCTCAGTTCAGTTCTAATTTTGTACCATTAGTGAGAAGCACTCATTCTTTTTTGGGAGGTTGGCTCAGTTGTTGTTTGTTAGGTGGAGCCGGTACAAATTAAGCGGTCTAtgcttccctcttttttttttcttttttttttttggttgaaggtGTAATGTGTCGTCGTCTTCCTAACTTAGTAGACAGAATTTTAGCAGTGTAACTTGAAGAGAAAACCATAACCTCGAAAATGTACCTGAAATAACTAAACAAGTGACCGTGAGTTTCAAACTTCCTTTTCATTCCATCATGAATTTAGTTTCCACCATGGATTTGGAAAATATTTAGGATTGAGTTGCGGAAAGCGGAAAAATGTTATATCGTAGCGTGGAAGTGCTTCTGGTGAGAAAAACATGTTGTTAGGTATGTTTTTTGGTAAAATCGCTTGAAGTGAAGCACACGGAAACGGAATGGAAGGTATTTTTTCGTAAAATCACTTAAAAAGTAAATTTCTAAGTGTGTTTATGGAAAAGTGCTTCTCATGTGCTTTTCGTCAGAAGTGATTATGCTCTTAGTAAGGCTAATATTGTAAATGTATCTGAAAGGATAATACTTAAAGAGTTTCTTAAGTTTGTTACTGAGCCTGTTAAGCTTTGGTTAGAAAAGGTGAGCTGTCATTACAAGTGTGTAAATGACTTGTCTATATATAATCAAACTGTAATCGTATTTCActtaagaaatgaaatgataTTTTCCTAATACCTCTTACAATTACTTCAAAACGAGCCTTTATTTGCTACAGTTATATGCGCAAGTGGCAAGGATTTGTTGCTCAAAGTGGTTTAGAGCGTTCACTCTTGTTGCATACAAGGTTTATGTGTTACAGCCTTGTACAACTCATTGTTAAAGCAGCAACATCTTCTACTTGAGCGTTTTAAGGAACTAACTTGGTCAGGTGATGATATTGATGTATGCGTTATAACACGGTTAGACACGACAAGTTTATATTTTAGTAATACACACACGTaataaatgaatgaatgaaCCGTAAGATCATAGAAGAACCGGCATGTTGTATGATAAAGAGGAAAGCAAGATGAGAAGGTAGCTAGAATTCTCCTTTGTTCATTCGTTTAAGCGGAAAAAGAGAAATTCAAATGTGAATTTTTTGGCATGCCACTCAAAGCCCATTTCTTTATAACATTTTGGGCATTTtctgttcttatcattaaatgAAGTTATTAAAATACTTTTAGTTAATATTTAAAGTTTCGAagtctttttattagtttttcttttagtttttttgaaattatttgatttcatCACAAGTATATTACGCGAAACCAAATTTTAGTACAGATACAATTACACAAGTCTGTTTTCTgtatcaaaaacaaaaaccgaAATTGAGTAAGAAATATAGGATCTAATACATGTATATGTTTAAAGTTATACACAATATGGGAGAAAGGGAAAGCTAGCTCTTCATTCCTGGTTCTCCAGTAGCTAGATCCTCCAAAAACCACACGAATCCTTAGACCGGGATTCGAAAAAGGCGCCTCTTAAGATTTTGGAAAGCAGCAAATTATTGCAGAAAAGAATGTTAAGTGCTTTTCCATGTTCGTCTCCAGTTGATTTATATTATTCACAC is from Malus sylvestris chromosome 5, drMalSylv7.2, whole genome shotgun sequence and encodes:
- the LOC126623775 gene encoding SUMO-activating enzyme subunit 2-like isoform X1, giving the protein MASRKHLAAVKGAKVLMVGAGGIGCELLKTLALSGFQDIHIIDMDTIEVSNLNRQFLFRQSHVGQSKAKVAREAVLKFRPEISITSYHANVKDSDFNVDFFKQFNVVLNGLDNLDARRHVNRLCLGADVPLIESGTTGFLGQVTVHVKGRTECYECQPKPAPKTYPVCTITSTPSKFVHCIVWAKELLFAKLFGDKNQANDLNVRSSDGASSSKQAEDVFEHRDDEDIEQYGRRIYDHVFGYNIEQALSNEETWKNRNRPKPMYIRDVMLNELGQQNGSVEKNGAANEVYSVSAMASLGMKNPQDIWSLMENSRVFLEALKLFFMKRQKEIGNLTFDKDDQLAVEFVTAAANIRAASFGIPLHSLFEAKGIAGNIVHAVATTNAIIAGLIVIEAIKVLQNDTKNYRMTYCLEHPARKMLLMPVDPFEPNKSCYVCSETPLSLEINTHRTKLRDVVEKIVRATLGMGLPLIMHGSALLYEVGDDLDEDMVANYAANLDKVLSELPTPVTSGTMLTIEDFLQELSCKINIKHREEFDEEKEPDGMVLSGWTQAPAVAQDDKKSTANAGSSSSASSSMEPEKTDDIETTPGKKRKLSEVSESANPELSSVAGSSTRNPEKLELVDDDDDLVIFDNWDSVTDKKIKLQ
- the LOC126623775 gene encoding SUMO-activating enzyme subunit 2-like isoform X2 — its product is MASRKHLAAVKGAKVLMVGAGGIGCELLKTLALSGFQDIHIIDMDTIEVSNLNRQFLFRQSHVGQSKAKVTVHVKGRTECYECQPKPAPKTYPVCTITSTPSKFVHCIVWAKELLFAKLFGDKNQANDLNVRSSDGASSSKQAEDVFEHRDDEDIEQYGRRIYDHVFGYNIEQALSNEETWKNRNRPKPMYIRDVMLNELGQQNGSVEKNGAANEVYSVSAMASLGMKNPQDIWSLMENSRVFLEALKLFFMKRQKEIGNLTFDKDDQLAVEFVTAAANIRAASFGIPLHSLFEAKGIAGNIVHAVATTNAIIAGLIVIEAIKVLQNDTKNYRMTYCLEHPARKMLLMPVDPFEPNKSCYVCSETPLSLEINTHRTKLRDVVEKIVRATLGMGLPLIMHGSALLYEVGDDLDEDMVANYAANLDKVLSELPTPVTSGTMLTIEDFLQELSCKINIKHREEFDEEKEPDGMVLSGWTQAPAVAQDDKKSTANAGSSSSASSSMEPEKTDDIETTPGKKRKLSEVSESANPELSSVAGSSTRNPEKLELVDDDDDLVIFDNWDSVTDKKIKLQ